A window of the Rhea pennata isolate bPtePen1 chromosome 19, bPtePen1.pri, whole genome shotgun sequence genome harbors these coding sequences:
- the TEPSIN gene encoding AP-4 complex accessory subunit tepsin isoform X2, producing MAAPLRDRLSFLSRLPALLRGTADEDAPCPGYLLEEIAQISRESPGSSQCLLEYLLNRLQSDSCHVKLKVLKILLHTCTQGSPQFVLQLRRNAAFIREAAVFTGPLDPLHGNSLNQKVRAAAQDLASVLFSDALLPQPTALPARPMAPAASTGEALLSTIQRAAEAVANAVLPSQEGPRLHRRELHEDAYQPVSAPPPQRSAAEAAKLPAAAAAHSVRVSHQPGLAGGGWEETDSGHSSQDSSQENGELSRTSDSYSKSGSDSHSGASREVANVAERVDADSLGDCVREVSLVTALTRGARVFLTREETQHFVKECGLLNCEVVLELLSRALEDPSESVRMRSMCAISSLVCSDLLSLDQIFAMTRQPLQQLSQGSPGPVANRATKILRQFEALCRGQPSPKSSRPDTDPAALAVGSALCTQDLLTDIPPLTGEGILKPVSVAPLPVAAPARVAERKVEAESCHQSGIAAPACPRKPEAASRLGGSPGCRAGGAAPSQSLSLFAGMELVARPGTVLSQDSPPAEWRTLSHAGDAGASSQTAAECSREPSAFSFLNV from the exons ATGGCGGCGCCGCTGCGGGACCGGCTGAGTTTCCTGAGCCGG CTGCCCGCGCTGCTCAGGGGCACCGCGGACGAGGACGCGCCCTGCCCCGGCTACCTGCTCGAGGAGATCGCCC AGATCTCCCGCGAGTCCCCCGGCAGCAGCCAGTGTCTCCTGGAGTATCTGCTCAACCGGCTGCAGAGCGACTCCTGCCACGTCAAGCTGAAG GTGCTGAAGATCCTGCTGCACACGTGCACTCAGGGCTCCCCCCAGTTCGTCCTGCAGCTGAGAAGGAACGCCGCCTTCATCCGGGAGGCAGCAG TGTTCACTGGGCCCCTGGACCCCCTCCACGGCAACAGCTTGAACCAGAAGGTCCGGGCAGCTGCGCAG GACCTGGCCAGCGTTCTCTTTTCGGATGCTCTGCTCCCGCAGCCCACTGCACTGCCTGCCCGCCCTATGGCTCCTGCAG CCTCCACAGGTGAAGCCCTGCTCAGCACCATCCAGCGAGCGGCCGAAGCAGTGGCCAACGCTGTGCTTCCCTCCCAGGAGGGGCCCCGGCTTCATCGCAGGGAGCTCCACGAAGATGCCTACCAGCCTGTGTCGGCACCCCCTCCCCAGAGAAGCGCGGCAGAGGCTGCAAAGCTGCCAGCAGCCGCGGCAGCGCACAGTGTCCGAG TGAGTCACCAGCCGGGGCTGGCCGGAGGCGGCTGGGAAGAGACGGACAGCGGGCACAGCTCCCAGGACTCCTCGCAGGAGAACGGCGAGCTGAGCCGCACCTCCGACTCCTACAGCAAGTCGGGCAGCGACAGCCACTCCGGGGCCAGTCGGGAGGTGGCGAACGTGGCTGAGAG GGTGGACGCTGACAGCCTGGGTGACTGTGTGCGGGAGGTGAGCCTGGTGACGGCGCTGACCCGAGGTGCCAGGGTCTTCCTGACCAGGGAGGAGACACAGCACTTCGTCAAGGA GTGTGGGCTGCTGAACTGTGAGGTGGTGCTGGAGCTGCTCAGCCGGGCCTTGGAGGACCCTAGTGAGAGCGTCCGCATG CGGTCCATGTGCGCCATCTCGTCCCTCGTGTGCTCCGACCTGCTGTCTCTGGATCAGATCTTTGCAATGACTCGAcagcccctgcagcagctcagccaaGGCAGCCCCGGACCTGTGGCCAACAGAGCGACGAAG ATCCTGAGGCAGTTCGAGGCTCTGTGCAGAGGCCAACCTTCGCCAAAGAGCTCGCGACCGGACACAGATCCCGCCGCCCTTGCTGTGGGCTCGGCCCTGTGCACCCAGGACTTGCTGACGGACATCCCGCCCCTGACCGGCGAGGGCATCCTCAAGCCTGTGAGCGTAGCCCCGCTGCCCGtggccgcgccggcccgcgtCGCGGAGCGGAAGGTGGAAGCAGAGAGCTGCCATCAGTCCGGCATCGCAGCGCCAGCTTGTCCCCGCAAGCCAGAAGCAGCGAGCAGACTGGGAGGGAGCCCAGGGTGTAGGGCAGGTGGTGCTGCGCCCTCCCAGAGCCTGTCCCTCTTTGCCGGCATGGAGCTGGTGGCCCGTCCTGGCACGGTGCTCTCCCAGGACTCTCCCCCCGCAGAGTGGCGGACACTGTCCCATGCCGGGGACGCTGGTGCTTCGAGTCAGACAGCTGCGGAGTGCAGCAGGGAACCGtctgccttctcctttctcaACGTGTAG
- the NDUFAF8 gene encoding NADH dehydrogenase [ubiquinone] 1 alpha subcomplex assembly factor 8 — protein sequence MSGQGVWLRARARLRRFPELLAGCGEQAAAYGRCVAAASAGGAELRRDACAQEFRALRDCFARAAKTAAK from the exons ATGTCGGGACAGGGCGTGTGGCTGCGGGCCCGGGCGCGGCTGCGGCGCTTCCCCGAGCTGCTCgcgggctgcggggagcag GCAGCCGCCTACGGCCGGTGCGTGGCGGCGGCctcggccggcggcgcggagctgAGGCGGGACGCCTGCGCCCAGGAGTTCCGGGCGCTCAGGGACTGCTTCGCCCGGGCG GCGAAGACGGCGGCAAAGTGA
- the TEPSIN gene encoding AP-4 complex accessory subunit tepsin isoform X1, protein MAAPLRDRLSFLSRLPALLRGTADEDAPCPGYLLEEIAQISRESPGSSQCLLEYLLNRLQSDSCHVKLKVLKILLHTCTQGSPQFVLQLRRNAAFIREAAVFTGPLDPLHGNSLNQKVRAAAQDLASVLFSDALLPQPTALPARPMAPAGMGSKSSPCSSLQGFGFSSEKSSSASTGEALLSTIQRAAEAVANAVLPSQEGPRLHRRELHEDAYQPVSAPPPQRSAAEAAKLPAAAAAHSVRVSHQPGLAGGGWEETDSGHSSQDSSQENGELSRTSDSYSKSGSDSHSGASREVANVAERVDADSLGDCVREVSLVTALTRGARVFLTREETQHFVKECGLLNCEVVLELLSRALEDPSESVRMRSMCAISSLVCSDLLSLDQIFAMTRQPLQQLSQGSPGPVANRATKILRQFEALCRGQPSPKSSRPDTDPAALAVGSALCTQDLLTDIPPLTGEGILKPVSVAPLPVAAPARVAERKVEAESCHQSGIAAPACPRKPEAASRLGGSPGCRAGGAAPSQSLSLFAGMELVARPGTVLSQDSPPAEWRTLSHAGDAGASSQTAAECSREPSAFSFLNV, encoded by the exons ATGGCGGCGCCGCTGCGGGACCGGCTGAGTTTCCTGAGCCGG CTGCCCGCGCTGCTCAGGGGCACCGCGGACGAGGACGCGCCCTGCCCCGGCTACCTGCTCGAGGAGATCGCCC AGATCTCCCGCGAGTCCCCCGGCAGCAGCCAGTGTCTCCTGGAGTATCTGCTCAACCGGCTGCAGAGCGACTCCTGCCACGTCAAGCTGAAG GTGCTGAAGATCCTGCTGCACACGTGCACTCAGGGCTCCCCCCAGTTCGTCCTGCAGCTGAGAAGGAACGCCGCCTTCATCCGGGAGGCAGCAG TGTTCACTGGGCCCCTGGACCCCCTCCACGGCAACAGCTTGAACCAGAAGGTCCGGGCAGCTGCGCAG GACCTGGCCAGCGTTCTCTTTTCGGATGCTCTGCTCCCGCAGCCCACTGCACTGCCTGCCCGCCCTATGGCTCCTGCAG GGATGGGCTCCAAATCGAGCCCCTGCAGCTCCTTGCAAGGATTCGGCTTCAGCAGTgagaaaagcagctctg CCTCCACAGGTGAAGCCCTGCTCAGCACCATCCAGCGAGCGGCCGAAGCAGTGGCCAACGCTGTGCTTCCCTCCCAGGAGGGGCCCCGGCTTCATCGCAGGGAGCTCCACGAAGATGCCTACCAGCCTGTGTCGGCACCCCCTCCCCAGAGAAGCGCGGCAGAGGCTGCAAAGCTGCCAGCAGCCGCGGCAGCGCACAGTGTCCGAG TGAGTCACCAGCCGGGGCTGGCCGGAGGCGGCTGGGAAGAGACGGACAGCGGGCACAGCTCCCAGGACTCCTCGCAGGAGAACGGCGAGCTGAGCCGCACCTCCGACTCCTACAGCAAGTCGGGCAGCGACAGCCACTCCGGGGCCAGTCGGGAGGTGGCGAACGTGGCTGAGAG GGTGGACGCTGACAGCCTGGGTGACTGTGTGCGGGAGGTGAGCCTGGTGACGGCGCTGACCCGAGGTGCCAGGGTCTTCCTGACCAGGGAGGAGACACAGCACTTCGTCAAGGA GTGTGGGCTGCTGAACTGTGAGGTGGTGCTGGAGCTGCTCAGCCGGGCCTTGGAGGACCCTAGTGAGAGCGTCCGCATG CGGTCCATGTGCGCCATCTCGTCCCTCGTGTGCTCCGACCTGCTGTCTCTGGATCAGATCTTTGCAATGACTCGAcagcccctgcagcagctcagccaaGGCAGCCCCGGACCTGTGGCCAACAGAGCGACGAAG ATCCTGAGGCAGTTCGAGGCTCTGTGCAGAGGCCAACCTTCGCCAAAGAGCTCGCGACCGGACACAGATCCCGCCGCCCTTGCTGTGGGCTCGGCCCTGTGCACCCAGGACTTGCTGACGGACATCCCGCCCCTGACCGGCGAGGGCATCCTCAAGCCTGTGAGCGTAGCCCCGCTGCCCGtggccgcgccggcccgcgtCGCGGAGCGGAAGGTGGAAGCAGAGAGCTGCCATCAGTCCGGCATCGCAGCGCCAGCTTGTCCCCGCAAGCCAGAAGCAGCGAGCAGACTGGGAGGGAGCCCAGGGTGTAGGGCAGGTGGTGCTGCGCCCTCCCAGAGCCTGTCCCTCTTTGCCGGCATGGAGCTGGTGGCCCGTCCTGGCACGGTGCTCTCCCAGGACTCTCCCCCCGCAGAGTGGCGGACACTGTCCCATGCCGGGGACGCTGGTGCTTCGAGTCAGACAGCTGCGGAGTGCAGCAGGGAACCGtctgccttctcctttctcaACGTGTAG